One stretch of Arachis duranensis cultivar V14167 chromosome 1, aradu.V14167.gnm2.J7QH, whole genome shotgun sequence DNA includes these proteins:
- the LOC127747539 gene encoding uncharacterized protein LOC127747539, which produces MFDLNNTSFAEDPRNIRLALTTDGHRRFLNQRHRFRLNRVRFNGEQEFRNPPKRLSGLDILEQVKDINVTFGRKEEAKVREKRRRDERATEEKNVCDNVIYTLLNDSTKSKDHLNARKDLKALGSKQDLWPDENEKKLCDKRLIIKDLDKLQDQIVLTLCHMEMLFPPSFFTVMIYLVVHLVEEVKLGVLYLGQIKSYVRNKAQPEGYITEDYLMQEILTFCSRYLDNIKTIWNRRKRVSNEPTYIDPNLRISKLFPQVGESNIGFTYFTLAPIEKRQAHRHVLTNCRAVDNYFRDYRDIVKKRLRSQIRDTTKIDKKVHRKFVDWFSNHICTNLNKLPDVDKDILISLSQGPYDQARKDNGLKTHNSGVFGTFGTRSYSNSKDTRMNFGAVPYYEKLVDIIELFYNGFIVLLFKCQWAKTTSPRGIKKDNLSFLSVNFTKLIHTGEHEDDEPYIKASETQIVYYVDDEKKKGWCIPIHLKS; this is translated from the exons ATGTTTGATTTAAATAACACTTCATTTGCAGAGGATCCACGAAATATACGTTTGGCATTAACTACTGATG GACATCGTCGTTTTCTTAATCAAAGGCATCGGTTTAGATTGAATAGGGTTCGATTTAATGGAGAGCAAGAATTTCGCAATCCACCGAAGAGGTTATCTGGTCTTGATATACTTGAGCAAGTCAAGGACATCAATGTCACATTTGGTAGAAAAGAAGAGGCAAAAGTTAGGGAGAAAAGAAGACGTGATGAGCGTGCTACAGAAG aaaaaaatgtatGTGATAATGTGATATACACGTTGCTAAATGACAGCACCAAGTCAAAAGACCACCTCAATGCTCGAAAAGATCTTAAAGCTTTAGGCAGTAAACAAGATCTTTGGCCAGATGAGAATGAAAA GAAGTTATGTGATAAAAGATTGATTATTAAGGATTTAGATAAGTTGCAAGATCAAATTGTGCTCACTCTATGCCACATGGAGATGTTATTTCCTCCATCCTTTTTTACAGTTATGATTTATTTGGTGGTTCACCTTGTTGAAGAAGTTAAGCTTGGAGTCCT GTACTTGGGACAAATAAAATCTTATGTGCGTAATAAAGCACAACCAGAGGGCTATATTACTGAAGATTATCTTATGCAAGAGATCCTTACATTTTGTTCAAGATACCTGGACAATATTAAGACAATATGGAATCGACGTAAGCGTGTTAGTAATGAGCCTACCTATATAGATCCCAATTTACGAATATCTAAGCTGTTTCCTCAAGTTGGAgaatcaaatattggtttcACATATTTTACTTTAGCACCAATTGAGAAGAGGCAGGCTCATAGGCATGTTTTGACAAATTGTCGTGCAGTTGATAACTATTTTAGGGATTATAGAGATATTGTGAAAAAAAGATTAAGAAGCCAAATAAGGGATACTACTAAGATAGACAAAAAAGTTCATAGaaaatttgttgattggttttcTAATCAT ATTTGTACTAATCTCAACAAACTTCCTGATGTGGATAAAGACATTCTTATCAGTCTTTCTCAAGGACCATATGACCAAGCAAGaaa GGATAATGGATTAAAAACTCATAATAGCGGAGTCTTCGGTACATTTGGAACAAGAAGTTACTCAAATAGTAAAGATACCCGAATGAACTTTGGTGCGGTACCTTATTATGAAAAGTTGGTAGACATCATTGAGCTTTTCTACAATGGCTTTATAGTTCTCTTGTTTAAATGTCAATGGGCAAAGACAACTAGTCCTAGAGGAATCAAAAAGGACAATTTGAGTTTTTTATCTGTGAACTTTACAAAGCTCATACATACTGGTGAACATGAAGATGATGAGCCATATATTAAAGCTTCTGAAACCCAGATAGTATATTATGTAGATGATGAGAAGAAAAAAGGATGGTGCATACCAATTCACTTGAAGTCATGA
- the LOC127747537 gene encoding uncharacterized protein LOC127747537 encodes MPFGLKNAGATYQRLVNKIFRDLSGNKLEVYIDDMLAKTESGEQLTNDLKVIMNTLRKHQMRLNPAKCAFGMEAGKFLGFMITQRGVEANPEKCRAVLEMTSPKNLKDIQKLTGRLTALSRFLGASAQKAIPFFKLMKKGTPFKWETECEEAFQHFKRVLAEPPILAKPQTGETLYLYLSITEEALAAALIREDEKKEQKPVYFISKVLQDAETRYSRLEKLAFALLTASRRLRQYFQAHPVTVRTDQAVKQVLQKPDLAGRMLAWSIELSQFQIKFEPQNAIKAQVLTDFIAEMTPVKLTPEPWKLHVDGSSNSTHGGAGIILENQNGITIEQSVRYEFPVSNNQAEYEALLEGLTLAREVGAKALEVNTDSQVVSSQINGSYQTRDPLLQQYLTKVNKLKEGFESITIQHVPRERNDRADLLSKLASTKPGHGNKSLIQEVIRSPSVSTTVNAHLTSSNRESWTHPILQYLLDGTLPPDPKEGKRIKREAANYTIVAGQLYKRGFSQPLLKCVEHGDTEYILREIHEGCCGHHVGGKTLAQKIIRAGYFWPTIIRDSIQLVKSCDKC; translated from the coding sequence ATGCCCTTCGGCTTGAAAAATGCTGGAGCCACCTATCAAAGACTTGTTAACAAGATTTTTCGAGACCTGTCCGGAAACAAGTTAGAAGTCTACATAGACGATATGCTCGCCAAGACTGAATCCGGCGAACAACTAACCAATGACCTCAAGGTCATAATGAACACCCTACGAAAGCACCAAATGCGGCTCAACCCGGCAAAATGCGCCTTCGGAATGGAGGCAGGGAAGTTCCTCGGCTTCATGATTACACAACGCGGAGTTGAAGCAAACCCGGAGAAATGTCGTGCCGTCCTCGAGATGACAAGCCCCAAAAACCTTAAAGACATCCAAAAGCTCACCGGCCGACTGACCGCGTTATCACGCTTTCTCGGTGCATCGGCCCAAAAAGCAATCCCTTTCTTCAAACTAATGAAAAAAGGGACCCCTTTTAAATGGGAGACAGAGTGCGAAGAAGCATTCCAACACTTCAAGAGGGTCCTAGCGGAACCACCAATCCTCGCCAAACCCCAAACAGGGGAAACACTTTACTTGTACCTCTCCATAACGGAAGAGGCACTCGCAGCAGCTCTCATCCGTGAAGACGAGAAAAAGGAGCAAAAACCTGTATACTTCATAAGCAAAGTCTTACAAGATGCAGAAACCCGCTATTCACGCTTAGAAAAACTAGCTTTCGCACTCCTTACAGCCTCCCGACGCCTGCGACAATACTTCCAAGCTCACCCCGTGACGGTCCGAACCGACCAGGCGGTCAAGCAAGTATTACAGAAACCCGACCTAGCGGGAAGAATGCTAGCATGGTCCATCGAGTTATCCCAATTCCAGATCAAGTTCGAACCCCAGAACGCTATCAAAGCACAAGTCTTGACCGATTTCATCGCCGAAATGACTCCGGTAAAGCTCACCCCCGAACCATGGAAATTGCACGTCGACGGCTCGTCAAACTCCACTCACGGAGGCGCCGGAATCATACTCGAAAACCAAAATGGGATCACAATTGAACAGTCAGTACGATACGAATTTCCAGTATCAAAtaaccaggcagaatacgagGCCCTCTTAGAAGGCCTGACCCTAGCCCGAGAAGTCGGAGCAAAGGCCCTAGAGGTAAACACCGACTCCCAGGTAGTTAGTTCCCAAATCAACGGAAGCTACCAGACACGAGATCCCCTGCTCCAACAGTACCTCACCAAGGTAAACAAACTAAAAGAAGGGTTCGAAAGCATCACCATACAACATGTTCCCAGGGAACGAAACGACAGGGCAGACCTACTTTCCAAGCTAGCCAGTACCAAACCAGGACACGGTAACAAATCGCTAATTCAGGAGGTCATTAGGTCACCTTCTGTATCAACAACAGTCAACGCCCATCTGACGTCCTCAAATCGGGAGTCCTGGACGCACCCTATCCTACAGTACCTCCTCGACGGAACTTTGCCGCCAGACCCGAAAGAGGGAAAGCGAATAAAAAGGGAAGCCGCCAATTATACCATCGTAGCAGGACAACTATACAAACGTGGTTTCTCGCAACCCCTACTCAAATGCGTCGAACACGGGGACACGGAATACATACTCCGCGAAATCCACGAAGGCTGCTGCGGTCACCACGTCGGAGGCAAAACATTAGCCCAAAAAATCATCAGGGCTGGCTACTTCTGGCCCACAATCATTCGAGACTCCATACAATTAGTAAAAAGCTGTGACAAATGCTAA
- the LOC127747538 gene encoding uncharacterized protein LOC127747538, with translation MKYDGTKDPQEHLMAFEARMNLEGAADAVRCRAFPVTLAGPAIKWFNALPNGSIANFHDIARKFMAQFTTRITKAKHPISLLGVTQKQEESTRKYLDRFNDECLTVDGLTNSVASLCLTNGLMNEDFCKHLTTKPVWTMHEIQNVAKDYINDEEVSQVVATNKRQHANTQHGNSAPRHNPTPKENQWDHPRPTNRPPRIGKFSNYTPLTAPITEIYHQIADRGIVPKARQLKERTGGNKTFYCDYHRGYGHKTQDCFDLKDAIEQAIRDGKLPEFTKIIREPRRAERDKSPEREGHNPRTHKQARRESPEEDPTIIVNVITGKDVPSKSKLTMKKDLKVMAIRYQAPIAAADNTITFLPEDCQHGTSAEDAPFVISDRIGTGLVRRILVDTGTDSNILFRGAFDKLGLRNNNLQTHRHGVTGLGDNFLKSDGSITLPITIGTSNQKKTILSEFVVLKDSTAYNMILGRKTINDFSAVIFTKYLLMKFRTDDGSVGTIHGDREVAAECDNTSLALRKKSRDAAGIFLADLDARQDGQPRPEPEGDMEKLQIGPTREEYTFINRNIPYDLKEELSQLLKQNRDLFAFTPADMPGINPDLMSHHLAVDPQAKPVAQRRRKMSPDRAAEVKKQVKALLEANFIRELPYTSWLANVVLPNIDGLVDAAFGHRYLSFMDAYSSYNQIPMHRPDEEKTAFITPD, from the coding sequence ATGAAGTATGACGGAACCAAGGACCCTCAGGAACATCTAATGGCCTTCGAAGCCAGAATGAACCTAGAAGGAGCGGCCGACGCAGTTCGGTGCAGAGCCTTCCCGGTAACCCTTGCCGGACCAGCGATCAAATGGTTCAACGCCCTCCCGAACGGATCTATAGCCAACTTCCACGACATAGCACGAAAATTCATGGCCCAGTTCACGACCAGAATCACCAAAGCCAAACACCCCATCAGCTTATTAGGGGTCACACAAAAGCAAGAAGAATCCACAAGGAAATACCTCGACCGCTTCAACGATGAATGCCTAACGGTCGATGGACTCACGAATTCCGTTGCAAGCCTTTGCCTGACTAACGGGCTCATGAATGAAGATTTTTGCAAGCACCTCACTACTAAACCAGTATGGACCATGCACGAAATCCAGAACGTCGCCAAAGACTACATCAACGACGAAGAAGTCAGCCAGGTCGTCGCTACCAACAAACGGCAGCACGCCAATACCCAACACGGCAATTCGGCGCCCCGTCATAACCCAACACCCAAAGAGAATCAATGGGACCACCCCAGGCCAACCAACCGACCACCAAGAATAGGCAAATTCTCTAATTACACGCCCCTAACAGCACCTATTACGGAGATATACCATCAAATAGCAGATCGAGGCATCGTTCCAAAAGCCCGACAACTCAAAGAAAGGACGGGAGGCAACAAAACCTTCTACTGTGACTACCATCGAGGTTACGGCCACAAAACACAAGATTGTTTCGACCTTAAAGACGCTATTGAACAGGCCATACGAGACGGCAAACTCCCAGAATTTACCAAAATCATCAGAGAACCGAGACGCGCGGAGAGAGACAAGTCGCCGGAAAGGGAAGGGCATAACCCGAGAACTCACAAGCAAGCCCGCAGGGAAAGCCCGGAGGAAGACCCGACCATCATAGTGAACGTCATCACAGGTAAGGACGTACCGAGCAAGTCAAAACTtacaatgaaaaaagatctCAAGGTAATGGCTATCAGATACCAAGCCCCAATCGCTGCGGCCGACAATACGATAACGTTCTTGCCAGAGGACTGCCAACACGGCACCTCAGCCGAAGATGCCCCCTTCGTCATCTCAGACAGAATTGGAACAGGACTAGTACGAAGGATACTGGTAGACACCGGCACAGACTCCAACATCCTTTTCCGAGgagccttcgacaagctcgggcTCCGCAACAACAACCTCCAAACACACCGCCACGGCGTCACGGGACTCGGTGATAACTTTCTCAAATCAGATGGCTCAATTACCCTCCCCATCACCATAGGAACAAGCAATCAGAAAAAGACAATCCTATCTGAATTCGTAGTCCTAAAAGACTCCACAGCCTATAACATGATTCTCGGAAGAAAAACAATCAATGACTTCTCTGCAGTCATCTTTACCAAATACCTCCTCATGAAGTTCAGAACCGACGACGGCTCCGTCGGTACCATCCACGGAGATCGAGAGGTCGCAGCCGAATGCGACAACACCAGCCTAGCCCTAAGAAAAAAATCCCGGGATGCGGCCGGGATATTCCTAGCCGACCTAGATGCGCGACAAGACGGCCAACCTAGGCCAGAACCAGAAGGAGACATGGAAAAACTACAAATAGGGCCAACCAGAGAGGAATACACCTTCATTAATAGAAACATCCCATACGACCTCAAAGAAGAACTCTCCCAACTCCTGAAACAGAACAGAGACTTATTCGCATTTACACCAGCCGATATGCCGGGAATTAACCCCGACCTAATGTCCCACCATCTAGCCGTGGACCCCCAAGCTAAGCCAGTGGCACAAAGGAGACGAAAAATGTCACCAGACCGAGCCGCCGAAGTCAAAAAACAAGTCAAAGCCCTACTCGAAGCCAACTTCATCCGGGAACTCCCCTACACGTCCTGGCTAGCCAACGTCGTACTACCAAACATCGACGGATTAGTAGACGCAGCATTCGGCCACCGATACCTCAGctttatggacgcatattcCAGCTACAACCAGATCCCGATGCACCGACCAGACGAAGAAAAAACTGCGTTCATCACCCCAGACTGA